In Mya arenaria isolate MELC-2E11 chromosome 1, ASM2691426v1, the genomic stretch agttttaACAAGctaattaaatatcaaactgTTTGAACAGTTTCAAGAGAcagacaagatgcgccaatcatcaatccttgattttgcaaaatttaaatctgtctaatgccataaaatgttctgtcatatttaaatgttgcttgtttagaaaatgtgctttttgttaaaataaacattactatttattcatttataattgttttttattttacatttcgtATAcaacagcctttgaacatatgaacGATTTCCACAATGCAACACATAATCCGTGTCGTAGTAAACAGTCAGTTTGACGACTTCagacttaaaatacactgaaagatatttcataacagactgaaAAATTAAAACTTGGGTTGTTCGAAACATCTTTTCCCTCGAGGTTTCAACTCGGACCCCGGCATCCCTGAGCGATTGCAGTTTTGTTGTAGTGCAATATTTATTTGGAGACCTTTAGTGATATTATCTGTATAAAAATCCAGATTAACTATTTtccatttcataaaatcaagATTTAAGTACACAACAACTTCCTATTAGAATGCTAACAAATTGAATGTGTGTGTAATAATTTTATGACTACTGTGCAGATTATATTAAAATGCTATTGACGTATACTGCTGGCTCaatttattgaatgttgtccTTGACAAGATGGTTCAAACTATGGAAATAAAttagaaatgataaatttaataatacattcaGGCTAAAGTGCTCATGTATAATCTCAACAACTGTTGTTGTGGATGCgataactattacttaaattttgaaaggaattaaatgaaactttggacactatattttagattttattttgaaacatttaatttcagaACATCGAACATTAAAATCAGTTGTAACCGACGTGAACAAAGCAAATTTACACATGTGAATGAAGATCCACCAAACACCTATGTAAGTATtaatctgtatacatgtatataataaagcTTTAAGTATGTTACTATACGGTAATTTGTTATAACTTGATTGACTTATAAATTTTGGTTTAAGTTTCAAGGTATCTTGTGATTTTAACTCAGATCTGCAATACTGTTCACTCAATCAACTTTATACTTCACAAAATTGTTCACGACCATaacacaattaggttacataactccatattatcctaaatctGAATTATGACCCTTGATTGACTTGAATATTACACcataaatgcattcatttccAAGACAAAGTGGCGAACAGTCGAGCTCCCTGTCCtgttacgacagctcttgtttaaattaaGATATAAGGCCAGTTATTTTTCTTAACATTTCCAATGTCAGATTTTCTTCAAGTCCGGtaaacttttacatttacatttatgttcTTTTAACAACAATTTCGGTAAAACAAGcttgttttcaaaatgctttACAGAAACTGTCCTTTATGTACACAATTTACatgaattataaatgaaatcTAGACAAGCTGTGAAAGATAGGGGGGAAATAGTATAAAAAGTGTATCCTCATACAGCATTGATCTTTTCTTTTTACTTGAACTGGCCGATGACTGCATTTTAACTCTGCAGAGACATAAAtgaatttgtaaaaatgttattgctgtaagaaaatacatattatagtCCTAAAATATGATCATTTGTGCTATTGCAATCTTAGTTTTACTGCTTATTACAATTTGAAATTCTTGGACTAAGTcagcaaaacatttattttcctaaaaaaatTGCAATTTGCTAATCCATGAGAGATAACCTCTAAATGTGAATTTCAAATTTCAGACCTTTGTCTTGGAGACTCCATTTGCCTGTACCTCTCCGGAACCACCCACACCCAAACCCAAACACAATCTGAGCACAGGCTCTGTCTTACTTATAATGTAAGTTGCATTTTAACACTTCACAAGTGTTTAAGTTTTTGTTActcacattttgtttaaaaatgaaaaatgaattcCATACAAAACTCTAAACAACCCCACTGTTATTTCCCTTGCGTATAACCCTCATCACCTTGAAATATCCTTGCATGATCTCTTGAAATTGTCTTTTCGATTAAAAAATATCTCTAATgcgaaaatttaaatttatgcttttatttttcaaattttattaaaataacatagagAATACCCCTCAAccatgcatgtttgtttttttagctTTTTCGTGTTCCTTCTCGTGTATTTCGTGGTTGGCATCTTGTTCCTGAAGTTTGTCAGAAGAGCCATCGGAACTGAAGCCATACCAAACTATGAGTTCTGGTCGTCTCTGCCGGGATATATAAAGGTGGGTTTTGGAATATGTTACTCCTCCTTCTTCACGGAGGGATGTTATATATAGCCAGGGGTCCTGTGTGTCACTGCTTAAAGCCGcatttcacagattgaccaatttgacaccttttttatttttgtctcagattcagctgattttggcatcaaagctttcaattcagtcatttaAGACAACTCACAATATATCAGaactaaattgtattgaaacttGCCTTAAATTTCCTTGTTCTTAAGGCGTTAgaaacgctttaagccataaaacatttatttttgaacatatttataactGTGATCTTTTTTCAGAAGTCTTATTTTCACCTAATTACAGTCATAAgcgcaaaatttggctcattctaagacagaaaaaataaattggtctatctatgagagtgcagctttaacactgGCACATGTTAGAGATCTATGAAAGCTCTAACCAGGGCACTGCATTctgtattgtgtataataatataataaaactacaGGAACAGGCCTAGTAGTCATATATccaagagacacaaacatacaaacagatCACACTTTCATCCAAATTTAGCTCATCCGTCTTCACCTTTAAAAATTAACAGTAATGTTGTCGATTTTAACAAAGTACCAGACAATCAGCCCAAGCTGGACAAGTTTTTATGctcccgaaggtgggcatattaaattgcaccgtccgtccgtccgtccgttcgtccgtccgtctgtgtgtcctgctcaataactcatgtccgggctgtaactttcccttgtatggacagattttaaaataacttgccacatgtgttccacatactaagacgacctgtcgcgtgcaagacccgtgtccctacctcttaggtcaaggtcacacttagatgtttattcacaatggagtgctgcatataaagacatagtgtataggttgtcatgtccgggctgtaactttcccttgtagggacagattttgaaataacttgccacatgtgttccacataccaagaccacatgtcgcatgcaagacccgtgtccctacctctccaggacaaggtcacacttaggtgtttattcacaacggagtgctgcatataaggacatagagtagaggttgtcgtgtccgggctgtaactttcccttgtatggacagattttaaaataacttgcctcaTATGTTCCAAAtaacaagacgacgtgtcacatgcaagacccatgtcactacctctaaggtcaaggtcacacttaggtgtttattcacaatggaatgctgcatatataaggatatagagtataggttgtcgtgtccgggctgtaactttctcttgtatgtacagattttaaaatgacttgccacatgtgtccgacataccaagacgacatgtcacgtgcaagacccatgtccctacctctaagttcaaggtcacacttagtgtttattcacaatggaatgctgcttataaggacataacagtgtaggttgtcaagtatgggtggtattttttatgtttagaggcaatttaaaagacaagatcaacttttcatgtactgaccttgttcataggtcaatgtcacatccgggggcattcgtcacatactgtgacgcTCTCTTGTTTTTACTTAGTTTTCCGATtacccccacaacacaagaccatcCTCTCCTGTAACATTGTGCCAAAAAAGTGACCTAGTAAAAAGTGATATAACTTTGTTCACAatctgtttgaaaaataaataatgtttaaattaatgagGTGGTTGGTTCCCGGTCCAGGGACCATTCTCTAGGCACTGGTACTTGGgcccatttcaataaagatcttagttatttgaaatagaaattatctaaatgtcatatttcattattttgctacatactTGTTAAAACTTCAacagatatttaaatagaaCACAAAGGTAGGGAAACAAAATATCTACTTGTTACCTGTGGAATAATATGGAATAATAACAATGAAGTACAATACTGTTGATATCAATAATGTAACTCATTTTTTCGTGTTTTAGGATGGTGTCACATTCACATGCCGAGGATGTAAATCAGAGTCATCTTATTCCCAAATTTGACCAGACCTTCACATTACTGCATTATCGCTGGGCACCATCCAATCCACAGGGAAGCTATCTTTAACCACTCATCTTGAAGATCTTCCATTTTACTCCCTGATAttaccttattttttttaaatgcatattgtCATGTGGATTTTTAGCTCATCTGTGTTGGATTTTTTTGAGGAAAAAAGGAGGAGGTattttcatagccttggtgttgttgtcattaGGGTGGTCACCTACTTCTTTGTTGTTTAAACACTTTGACCTTCGCAATAACTCAAatccatttaagatattcatatgaaacttggtacatatatGGACAGAGACATTAGATTTGACTTACTTTAATGTAGAGTTAAGCAACTTTTTCTGCTTTATGATAACAGAAAAGTGTTGGAGTTCACAAAAAACCATGCTTGGcacttttgttttgtatcttaTGATGACTTGAAAAAGACTCTTTTAATATAACATGCcaaggatattttttttatatatatttgtgctACTGCACGGTTTATTTGATAATGGGTGTCATTAACGTGCTGCTGTAAGTCATACAAGTTTTATCCATATTGCAAACTGAAAATGAAAGTAGTCCAATTTTGTACTGAAACCATAGTATTGAAGAGTCTCAGGAGCCCATTTCAATTATGATCTTAGTTGATCTGAGTCATTGACTGAAATCATCTTAGtaacatatttatgttattttgctACATTTTTGCTTTATAATAACAGAAGAGTGTTGGCTAATATCAAGAATGAATAcaaagttaattaaataaaaaaattgtcttcTTGACATTTGCGAATTCTtaacagatttaagattattgaagttgCAATTCagattgattttattgtaaattttgttatgtaattattttgttctgcttgcataaataatgttatatgtttGCATTACATGTAATAGGTTTGGAAAATATCTTTGATGATCagaccccaatttctcgaaacgtAATAAGTCCctaataacaggattaagctaagctcactgtttttgtttttcaataatttgtgtgatatttacttcttttttatacttaagataggaattattTTTAGGATAATCAcaaataaccatttttcattttgtcaaaaatcaatttaagtatgtattttgactaattgaaataagctacttaagccattttaagcttaagaagttttgagaaattgcgGCCAgttcatatttttcaattaatgttCCAATGATTTTTCATTGCATTAAGTCTTAGGGTTGTCAAATGTCTTCAGTGTATCAATTTTAGTGATTTCATTTtaaggcttgttcatccaagcCCCAATATTACGAAAATACTCGAGTCGAATCTCAAtctcaaaatgttttactaatttTAAGAGCACATAATCTTGTGCATTATGTTCATTAACACATCATTGCTcaatattctatttttaaaaaatgtactggagtaaaactcaaaaataaattGGACTGAAGTGCTATTTTTGCTCtcaaataattgttgtttttatcatcaTAATCTATCAGgactattccatttaaacataaagcCCCCgtggggaaggcacttttaaattatgccatCCCCCTACactatatactatttaaataattgccttcccctcggtgattgtatgttttgctGGAATAGCCCTGAGTGAATGCGATTAATagttatacaaatacaatttttaatcaTATGATGCGGTTATGTGATTAAACGAGTTGAGTTTGAGATTgaggtttgaatatttttgtgatattaggGCCGGTTCTTCATGTCAGAACTTTTAGATCGCCATTAATACTACATGTAAaaagttgttttcatttttgttgcaTCTTATTGAGCTTTCAAATTCTTGGGTATTTGGTGctttatttgttaacatattgTGCCTTATATAATCCtattgaacaatattgaaaGGCAAGCCAAACATATAAACTTtaacatataacattaacatataaaCCCCTAATTAGCACAAACTCAGTAATGAGACCACCTTGCTATTAAGACCATTTTCTCAAAGTCCCATAGGTGCTCTGATTAGAGGGGTTTTACTGTACAAGAAATGAGGACTTTTTTTTGTCGAATCTCTtctattgaacaaaataatgtattttgaatcTCTACataatctttttattttcaaagtaaaaTTTATTGCTAGAGTTGAATGTATcaaagcaatatatttttaaaaaaaatgaatgtgctTGATTGATATGGggatttttgaaagagttagagtttgtatttaattttttgatgattatttcattaatattgtttttactatGTTGACAATTATTTGATCAATTATTCATTCATCTTAATCGAAAGtatacagatattttattaattttggtctgaaacaacaacaacaacaacaataatgcCACTTGAAACCAAGATTATATATTACTCGTATTTGATCGCAAACCTTTACCAAAGGCTGCTTTGAAACCTTGCACATCTTTGTACAACACTGTcatacagtcaaaacttgctatgtcgaagtcgttggaaCCTCGGAAAATGATTCGAAATAACAAACATTAGACGTAAccataatacaaaacatgtcttaTTTAACCAATCATGTCTAGAAAAAGTTTGACAGAACCAGAACTTTTGAGATTACAGAGTTCGACAAAgcaagtttcgactgtattttgttttatgttaattcGAAAGTTTGACCAaagtgtacatgtattcaaGCCCATCATGTTCACagaatgtacatgttttaccTGGGATCATTTTAGCCTAATCCCAGATTGTATTAATACTTCATCATGTTCATGGCAGTACATATttgatacaaatacatataacatgttGGTAATGTGTAACCGACATTGCAACCTTCACATCTGAATATTTTAAGTCATCTATAATTTGCGAAAGCTGTCATTTTCTAAAATTGTTATTTCGAAATATGttatttccaagaaaaaaaatctgggTCCCAATGATTTTAGATTAACagtgtttaaatgtaaatgtatataaaataatattgattttagaaAGAAATAGTTATGCAAAGCAATAGAAAATAAACTGCCTTTTGCCATATGATCATAACTTCATAAGTATGTTCTGTCATGGTGACACTGACTGAAACATTGACTTCTGTGTTGTAAAGTGAGCACAGTGGCTGAGCATTTTTTCCCAGAAATCCATGTTTTTTGGTGTAAATGAACTCGGGAATAAATCTTTGCTAAGATACACTTCATCACCGACCTACAATGTATAAAccattcatttattgttaatagGTCCATGgctttatttattgaattactGCTTTCGGTTGATGATTGTGATGTTGTCTGTCCACTAAAGGGTTGTCTGAAAAAGCAGTTTTACTAAAATTACTTGCAACAAAAGTATAATTTGTATTGTAATAAGTTTGCTTCGTTGCTCACTTTTCTGCCGAAactttgtattatattgtataatttctgtttttaattCTCACTGGCACACTATTATTATATACTTAGTAGTTTATCTCTCATTTTCCATTTTATTTGCAGTAAATAGTATAAGTCATTCTCGTTCActagagtgatgatgctatgcatacCACATTTGATtgatcattatcaaacctctgatgaatgggAATGAGTATAAGTTAGATAAACGAAAATACATGTACTGCAATGCACCCCAATGCAAATAAATTTTGCGTCTAtctcagaaaatatttttagtttatatattatgttagTTAGAGGACTAGATTAAGAAATGTTTGTCTTCTTAATACCAGCTATGCATTCCCTGTTTATTGCCTTGTTGTCAAATCGGTCTGCCAAATTGTATATCTATTGTCTGTTGGCTAATTAGGCCTGTGTTCAAAGAAAAAGGGGCAGTGACAGAGCTGGTTGATGATAACAAACACCAGTGGTCAATACAGAATATCACCAATAAACAACCATGTAAAATACTCTGGGTTTGGGTGGGGGCGTCACTTACAGAAGGCTTAAAATAGACCTTTATGATTTACGattgtatcttttttttaacatattcatgtattataagttgaacatgtgtatgtaatttTAATCAGTTTTATTAGTTGGTGTTATTTTAAgcagtttttcttattttttatttatactagGTAAAATACCAGGTTCATTAATTGTTAATGTTTGATGACTATAATTAGTTCTGTAAGATATTAAAGACCATCGGTAGATAACAAACATGAAACtatataactaaatattttcGCTGCATAGATccacatttttgttttaaatgtttaccatAGTATTGTAATTCACTCAAACATGCATTTACTTCACAATAAGGGAATATATTTCGAAAATGTATTATCAAATGCTTATATAATCCACTGGATACTTGGACCACCGCCCTCTAACAAACGACCTCCAACAAGTGACTAGGTGGAGCTAGCTGGCCCTTATTCgcattatgtttattgtttgagCTGATTACCAAATAGTCAGATAATATCCAggccccattttctcgaaaccACTTAAGCCTAACAAGTTGAAgtagtttatttcattaagccaaaGTTCATACTTATAATCATGGTTTTGCTAAATAAAACATACCTGGTGGTAGTGagcataaatataatttccCTTTGAAGTCCAGAAACTGTTAAGATTGTGACTATTGCGCAATTTGTGCCTAAACAAAACTAGTGAGCTTAGCTTCATCCTGGTGTAAGGGGCTTAAGATGTTTCGGGAAATTAGGGCCAGGGTCATCACAAGATTGAACATTGTAGTGACACCAATAGTCCTAGCTGGTATCTGAATGCTGAACATTAACTGAAGCTGCAATTAATTGAAATACATAGATAGTTTTTAGTACTGtgtgatatatatacatatatatacatatatatatttaggaTTAATGATTATATGCACTTTATATGAGAATTGAATGCACTACATCACATTTATAGATGACATTCCGTTGGCATTGAGCATTGGTTTAAAAGTGATCTGATAGATATTGAAAATGTGTTCGAAATATGAACGATTGATATTTGCTTTCTATTCTTTCAATGTGTCTTATGcttattattaatttgaataaaactattttgttatgCATTATGCTTTCTGTTTTCGATACTGTACAATTGATTTTTCATGCACAACTTCAAAAATAGTTGAAAGTATTggattttatgtatttttgtcagtaaaacgTTTTGGCTGTCATTCCAGATACCATTTCGTTAAGGGTAGATCTACAACTCGAAGAATTGGGCAACTTTGGGTTTTAACTCAGATAAGGTTCATTCAATagacttcatacttcacacagttgtttacgACCATCACTCAATTAGGTTACATGACACCATATTATCTAATATTAATACAAagtatggcccctgattgatttAGGAACTTAGTGTAAAGTTTAGGTAACATTGCAGTGTCCGGTTGAAGTTTTAGAGCAAGTTGGAATATTcactaataacttctataccgtttATTCAATTGACGTCATATCTCTCTCAATTGTTGACGACCACCAAACAGTAAGGttacataattacatgtacatcctaaaaacaaactttgacccctgattgacttaggaacttggGTTTAAGTTATAGGGGCACATTGTGTCCGGTTAAAGTGTAGAATTTTCcttataacttctatacccttcattcaattgacttcatACTTCATACACTTTTTGGCGGCCAGCATACAATAAGGTTGTTTCTGACAGGCACATATTGCAGAATTTATGCATTCATTTCTAACAC encodes the following:
- the LOC128229089 gene encoding cation-dependent mannose-6-phosphate receptor-like, whose amino-acid sequence is MNYGRSLISFYYLLLIALSVVKTVAQTCEKLTSCSCKAGEFTFSLSQLKFQSLSITNGSYTYVYQPCGTVTCGGINTAAICQRSNVQSAFYDVGDGDTAAFTGSPLNNTLVLTFTSDQRTSNIKISCNRREQSKFTHVNEDPPNTYTFVLETPFACTSPEPPTPKPKHNLSTGSVLLIIFFVFLLVYFVVGILFLKFVRRAIGTEAIPNYEFWSSLPGYIKDGVTFTCRGCKSESSYSQI